A single genomic interval of Apis cerana isolate GH-2021 linkage group LG2, AcerK_1.0, whole genome shotgun sequence harbors:
- the LOC107993243 gene encoding BUD13 homolog yields MEKKIIDQKEYLKKYLSSGDGDDKKKKKKKKMKLGAKTVKIIDDDIDLKNIRPIEENEFDIFINAEDAPQIAGVVDEHGPVDFSDKRRWKIIANDESGDLTITSVAKENKQSKQVKKISDDDLSPSKIQQKYSNDDLSPPRISKRSKDERNKKIQKDEDSDLSPPRIKSRSHINSKCKSPQSNSDDDSSQETDVPSHKIKKKTKRKEKISDDSDLSPPRKIKNYNSDINSPRKSKKYKLEKNIIHKNNSEMSSFRKRRDSNSDMSPRKNKNDSDSDMSLPRKNRKDSDSDLSPLRKSKKHKHRTKEYSEFNESKRKYESNENIYMNDKNKNRNYESKWHRYRDEKIERNRMYKHSYKNFKSDKRYYDSDMSPPQKRNRDSTSPNRFRRSDRDFYKSKSNRIFKENKSKYKNTEEGDTNKQMKKTLDGKRAGLQDAKALREETEAYKKQEAEHFSKLSKEITGVGQAVVIRDTKTGKKRNLEAEAQEERERQKQQEELDEKYAKWGKGLKQVEDHEEKLKDDLYEMSKPLARYADDADLDKILREQEREGDPMLEYIKQKQIKEGKRKPDPPKYEGSFMPNRFGIKPGHRWDGVDRSNGYEKRWFEAQNAKVARQEEAYKWSTSDM; encoded by the exons atggagaagaaaattattgatcaaaaagaatatttgaaaaagtacTTGTCTTCAGGAGATGGcgatgataagaaaaaaaagaaaaagaaaaagatgaaattgggAGCAAAAAC AGTAAAAATCATTGATGATGACATAGACTTGAAGAACATAAGACCAATTGAAGagaatgaatttgatattttcatcaatGCAGAAGATGCACCTCAAATAGCCGGTGTAGTGGATGAACATGGACCAGTTGATTTTAGTGATAAAAGAAGATGGAAAATTATAGCTAATGATGAAAGTGGTGATTTAACAATCACTAGTGtggcaaaagaaaataaacaatctaaacaagttaaaaaaatttctgatgaTGATTTAAGCCCATCAAAGATACaacagaaatattcaaatgatgATTTATCTCCTCCaagaatatcaaaaagatCTAAAGAtgagagaaataagaaaatacaaaaggaTGAAGATAGTGATCTAAGTCCACCTAGAATAAAATCTAGAAGTCATATTAATTCCAAATGTAAATCTCCACAAAGTAATAGTGATGATGATAGCAGTCAAGAAACAGATGTTCCatctcataaaattaaaaaaaagacaaaaagaaaagagaaaatatcagATGATTCTGATCTTAGTCCGcctagaaaaattaaaaattataattcagatATAAATTCAccaagaaaaagtaaaaaatataaacttgaaaaaaatataatacataaaaataattctgaaatgagttcttttagaaaaagaagagattcTAATTCAGATATGAGTCCTAGAAAGAATAAGAATGATTCTGATTCAGATATGAGTCTTCCTAGGAAGAATAGAAAAGATTCTGATTCAGATCTAAGTCCactaagaaaaagtaaaaagcaTAAGCATAgaacaaaagaatattctgaatttaatgaatctaaaagaaaatatgaaagtaatgaaaacatttacatgaatgataaaaataaaaatagaaattatgaatCAAAATGGCATAGATATAGagatgaaaaaatagaaagaaatagaatgtataaacattcttataaaaattttaaatcagatAAGAGATATTATGATTCAGATATGAGTCCAcctcaaaaaagaaatagagacAGTACAAGTCCGAATAGATTTAGAAGAAGTGatagagatttttataaatctaaatcaaatag gatatttaaagaaaacaaatcaaaatataaaaatactgaaGAAGGAGATACTAACAAACAAATGAAGAAAACATTAGATGGAAAAAGAGCAGGACTACAAGATGCTAAAGCATTGCGAGAAGAAACAGAAGCATATAAAAAGCAGGAAGCTGAACATTTTAGCAaa ctTAGTAAAGAAATTACAGGAGTTGGCCAAGCAGTGGTTATACGCGACACTAAAACAGGTAAAAAACGAAACTTAGAAGCAGAAGCACAAGAAGAACGCGAAAGACAAAAACAACAAGAGGaattagatgaaaaatatGCTAAATGGGGGAAAGG ttTAAAACAAGTTGAAGatcacgaagaaaaattgaaagacgATCTTTACGAAATGAGTAAACCTTTAGCAAGATATGCAGATGATGCTGATTTGGATAAAATACTTAGAGaacaagaaagagaaggagatcctatgttagaatatattaaacagaaacaaataaaagaaggaaagaggaaaccag atccaCCAAAATATGAAGGTTCATTCATGCCAAATCGTTTTGGTATTAAACCTGGTCATAGATGGGATGGAGTTGATAGAAGTAATGGATATGAAAAACGATGGTTTGAAGCACAAAATGCAAAAGTAGCTCGACAAGAAGAAGCTTATAAATGGAGCACTTCTGATATGTGA